The window CACCCAAACCAGAGTTGCCCCACGGATGAAGAAAGGTTGTTTGTATGGCTGCTATTACCACTAGTTCAGTCAACGTCGATCATTCTGAGTTGTATGGCCCGGTCGTTGGGGTCAATTTAGGCACGATTCTCTATGGTCGCCCACCAGACGATGTTGAGCGCAAACGCTTGGTGTACTACTTGGATCAGGTAACGAAAAGCCACAATACGATGCGCGTGGTTGGGGTTGATTCGGCGCACCTTAAATCGGGCATTGATTTAGCGTCGGTGTATATGATGCTGGCAGTGCAGGGCCGTTATCGGGTGGTACGCCCACTCACAGAGGAAGAAATTGCGACCTATCATCAGCAGCGATTGAAACTTCTCGAAGAACTAAGCGCTGATCGCTGTTTACCGGATCACGCAATTGTTACTGTTAACCGTGATCGATCCGGTGGATTAGCCTTGTTTCGCGCTGAACTTGCAACTGAGACGGTCTTGGAACACCAGCACCTTGTCTTATGCGGTGCACCGGGGAGCGGGAAATCGACCTTTGCCAAACATTTGGTGTGGGCATTGGCGCAACGAGGGCTTGATCAGATTAACCGACAGACCAGCTTGCTTGGCTGGAATGATCAACGCCGTTTGTTGCCAGTATTGATACCGTTGCGCAAAATATCAGGCGCGTTGGTTGGTAAAGATTTAGGATTGAATGGCACACCACACATCGGACTGCTGCTCGATGCGGTGTCCGCCCATCTTCATGATCAATATGGGCTAACACATCCGCCTGAGCTATTAGAGGCTGGCTTGGCTCGCTCGATGAAGGTATTGTTCGTGTTTGATGGATTGGATGAAGTGCCACTTGAATCCAATATGCAGAGTATTGATCGCCGATCACTGTTGACTTTTTTGCGTTTGTTTGCAAATTGTTATAATGCACGCGTCCTTATTACCTGTCGCTCACGGGCATGGACGGAAGAGTATGACCATATTACCCAATGGCCGATGGCCGAATTAGCTCCCCTGAGCGGCGGTCAAATTTCCCAGTTTATCAATGATTGGTTTCCTCAGTTGCATACTAAAGGTCTCATTGACCGTGAGGCCATTGAGCGCTATAGCTACCGCTTATTGCAAGCCTTGCACGACCCCCTCCGCAAGAAATTACGTGCCATGGCCGAAAATCCGTTGTTGCTGAGTATGATGATTTTTGTGCTGGCGAAAAAGGGGATCTTGCCCCGCGACCGTCATAGCCTGTACGAAGATATCTTAAAGCAGCTGTTGGGCGAATGGGATACCGCTAGTCGCGATGGTCAGAATTTGGGACAGGCAATTGGCGATGAACGTATTACTGGTGAGGAGTTACGTGATCAAGTCTTCGATCGGCTGTGTTATCAGGCGCATTTAACGACCACGTCAGTGGATGGCCGTGGGCGGATTCCAAGCCGTGAGCTGAAAGCAGACTTGATGGAATATTTTGCCCGGGTCAATGTGGCCGACCCCTATCGGGCAGCGGAACGCTGTATTGCCTATATCGATCAGTGTAGTGGCTTGCTTCAGCCAGAGGATGCGGGTAATGTGTATGCCTTTGCGCACGTGACCCTGCAAGAGCATAGCGCCGGTCGCCACCTGTTGTTGTATGAATCGCTCGATCAATTGTTGTCCTTGCGTCGCGATGATCGCTGGCGTGAGCCGATCTTTTTAGGGGTTGGGTGTCTGACGAAAGCAAGTCTTGGGAGTGCAAAAATTGAACAAGTCCTGACCGCGTTGGTTGATCCTGATGCCTATGAAGCCGGAGCTATGCATCAGTATGACTGGTATCGCGATTTGATTTTGGCGGCTGAGTTGGGAGCCGATTGCGATTGGGGCTTGTTGCGTGGCAAGCAGATCAAGGTTGATCGGATTCAGCGACGGCTACGGGAAGGCCTCGTCAAACTGCTTGAAGACCATGTCCATGCGCAAGCCGCGCTCGATTATGCGCAAGGCCAAGCGATGGAGCCAGCACCGTTGTTGGTGCAAGAGCGTCAAAAGGCAGCCGAACTGTTGGCCGGGTTGGGTGACCCGCGCTACCCGGTGAGCATCGAGCAATGGCACCAAGCAACGCGCGAGCTTTCGCAGCAGTTTGGCCGTGAGGGTTTGCACTACTGGCGGTATGTCCCTGCGGGTCGCTATCAGGTCGGCGGATGGAATGACCAAGAACAGCCGATCTCCGTTGAGCTTCAGTCCTACTGGGTCGGGCGCTTGATGATCACGGTGGAGCAATATCGGGCGTTTATGGAGGCAGGCGGCTATAGTAACGATGCCTGGTGGACGGATCATGGCTGTGCGTATAAAAAGAAGCATGCACGAACGGAACCAAACTGGTGGAAACCGCAAACTGAACAGGAATATCTGAATCAGCCGGTGTATGGCATCATGTGGTATGAGGCTGTAGCCTATTGTCAATGGCTGAATCAACAACTTGTGACACTGTTACCACACGGGTATCGTATTTGTCTGGCCAGCGAGGTGGAATGGGAAGTTTCTGCCTATAACGCTCATGGCCAACGCCAATCCTACCCTTGGGGCGAACAGCCAGCCACACCGGAACATGCGGTCTATGATTGGAGCAAGGAAACCCGCCCCTTATCCGTTGGTTTAGGATTGCTTGGCCAAGCTGCTTGTGGGGTTCTGGATAGTGTTGGCAATTTGTGGGAATGGACTGCCACTCCATATCAGGGGGAACGTATTGGGGAAGTACAAGCCGTTAAGGATAGTGACAATAGGATGATAATGCGTGGTGGTGGCTCATATTATGAAAATAGGATAAATGTTCTTTGTGCGGCGCGTCATGGGGGTATTCCTGATTACACCTACGGCAACCAAGGATTTCGTTGTATTCTCGCTCCTCGTTCATCGGTTCGCAATGCTGAATACTGGGTGTTGTCTAACCATGGTAACTGGGCGGAACGTATTATGGTTCATATCTTTAAGGGGTGAGGACAAGCTTGACTCTCCTAAGTAACTAATGTAATGGTCGTGGAGACGATCGCACCAGTTACCTAGGAGAGTCAAGCTTCGGTTTGGGCCTAGCTGATCTAATTTATCGGACGGTGTGCTCAACCAAGACTTGCGACGCTTATGGTTAAGGACTAACTCAACGTTGTGATCTCACCTTGGCTGATAGTCGTTGTATCGAGTTAAGACCGATGATAGCGAAGGATTGGTGAGTACATCGGTAGTTGCGGTTGATCTGGGAATCGATGATGGGATAGTCAAATGCTCTTTGCACACCCATCGTCATTCAAGATACGGCAGGCAGCGCTCGATCAGCGTTTATTCTTATCGCCGTTTATTAGACCCAGAAGATTAAGCCCTGCAATAGCTCTTTGACCATTACAGATTCGTGTTTTTAAAGGCGATATTCCATAATGCATAAAAATGAGCATTAATTCATACTGAAGATCGATCGAAAAGGGTTAATAGATATCAACTTTCATTAATTTTCTTGACATAATTTATAGATCCTTCATGCAGGGAATTTTTCAACGCCCATGCCAAAAATCGCCTGTATGTGGCTCTGGAGAGGATGAACCTAAAAGGAGTCAATCATGCAGAAAGCTGAAGCATTAGCACAGATTGAATTGATCATTGACGACTTGTCGAATGGCGAATTATTCGATGCGGTGGGTGAAGATGGCTATTTATTGCTCCGCGAGGCGTTGGAAGTGGTGCAATTGGCCTTGCAGGGGCGGCTGTTACCGAGCGAGGCCCATCGGCATGTGTTGATGGATATCATTAATCAGCAATTGACCAACCCACCTGATGCGTTCCCGAATTGATGGGCGAATCACGATCAGAACGAGGGTATCGGTAGGATTGCATTACCGCGCTTCGTGTGCTGACCATCGTGCTGGAGGAACCGCTACGATGACCCATAGGATTGATGAACCACAATGGGTATTAGTTAATGAAACCCTACATGCGCTTGCTGATTTTGCTCACCTGCCCCCAAGCCAGCGCCCAGCCGCTATCTGCCCCGTGTGCCGTGAACCGGTATTGCTCAAGCTCGGGAGCAAGCGCACCCATCATTATGCCCATTATACCGGGGCGACCTGTGCCACAACGAACCCTGAAACCGCCCTCCACTTAAATACCAAATGTTATCTTGCTACGCAGCTGCGGAATGCCACAGCGCTGCGGATTGCGATCCCATGTCAGAATCGCTGTGGTGCATCGTCACGGCGACCGTGGTTACAGCAGTGGGATACGGTTGCGATTGAATATCGCATGGATAGTTATCGCCCCGATATCGCACTCATCCGTCAGGGGAAGGTGATTGGGGCAATTGAGGTCGTGGTGACCCATCCTGTTGATGAGGTCAAGCAAGCCTATTTTGCCCAAGAGGCTGTCGAGTGGATTGAGGTTGCTGGCAATGCGCGACTTTATGAGGCGAAGGTTCCATGGCGGGCGGAAGACCCACTCCTGATTATCGAAGGGCGCGGCAGCCCGCCACGCTGGATGTGTAAGCGCTGTCAAGCCGCTGAAGCTGCCGCGCAGCGGGCAGCACAGAAGGCCCAGATCGCACTGCTGGCCGCGCAAGCACAGAAGGCCGTTGCCGAAGAGAAGGCACAGGCCGCACTGTTGGCTGCGCAAGAGCGGGAAGCCGTTGCCAAAGAAAAAGCGCAAGCCGCACAAGCGCAGAAAGCCGCTGCCGAAGAAACGATGCTGTCTGTGCAAGGAAAGCCTAATCGACAAGAAATCCAGTTCGTTAAGCTGATCGATTTTTATTTTCCGGCGGGGAAGAAAGTCCGTGAGGTCTATTACATTCTGCATCATTATCACAAGCATGTCGTGACCCAAATCGTGCTTACGACCGCCAACGGAGAGGTGATAGTGCATGCAGGTGCATCACAATCGAAATCCACCATTAAGAACGGGCTTTTTATCTATTTGCAACGACATGTCAAACGCTATCTTGAGCAAGCGCAGCCCATAACGCATGATGCATCGCTGGGGTGGCAACGCTGGGTGGATGAGGTGCCATTTGTGGCCACGGATACGAATCGGTTTCCGTTTCGCTATGTGTGGGATGCAGCCCAACAGGCATGGGTCGATGCTCGACCCGCGCAGTAACGGAATGGTGGCTGTAGGGCAACTGCGATGAAGATTGTTTCGGTATAGCTAGGAGCACATGTGATGACTTCAGAGGCATGGGTTGCAATAGTAAGTATTACTGTATCTGCTGCTCTCACTATGGGTACAATAATCATTATGACAAAGGAGCGGCGGTCTCCACTGCGTCAGGCGCTGTATACCAAACAATTAGAACTTTATTTTGAGTTAGTTCATCGTATTATCAAGATAACCGATCTTATTTCTGCCACCTTACGGGATGAAAGCGGCTATTATCACCATGAGTATATTAAGGCTGCAATGATGGATGATCCAGCGTATGGGTTTGAAGAGGAACCTCTTGGCGACTATCAATATCAAGTCGATCATAAAATAGTAACGCCCGAAATCAGACGGTTATATTATGAAATTACGGCAAAGATGGAAGTTTGGATGAACTTTCTGCCTGAACAAATAAGCCGTGATATATGGACCTTCACACAGTATATCTATGATCATGGAATAGATCCCGAGAGAGATTCAGATTATTTTGACCCTGATGAATCCAAAGAGTTCCTTAATAAACAAACAAAAAATATTGTTGCAGGTATTCAACAGCACCTCGGTATTAAGGAACTTTCGAATGATATTCTCGATCTCGTTA is drawn from Herpetosiphon gulosus and contains these coding sequences:
- a CDS encoding competence protein CoiA family protein, producing the protein MTHRIDEPQWVLVNETLHALADFAHLPPSQRPAAICPVCREPVLLKLGSKRTHHYAHYTGATCATTNPETALHLNTKCYLATQLRNATALRIAIPCQNRCGASSRRPWLQQWDTVAIEYRMDSYRPDIALIRQGKVIGAIEVVVTHPVDEVKQAYFAQEAVEWIEVAGNARLYEAKVPWRAEDPLLIIEGRGSPPRWMCKRCQAAEAAAQRAAQKAQIALLAAQAQKAVAEEKAQAALLAAQEREAVAKEKAQAAQAQKAAAEETMLSVQGKPNRQEIQFVKLIDFYFPAGKKVREVYYILHHYHKHVVTQIVLTTANGEVIVHAGASQSKSTIKNGLFIYLQRHVKRYLEQAQPITHDASLGWQRWVDEVPFVATDTNRFPFRYVWDAAQQAWVDARPAQ
- a CDS encoding SUMF1/EgtB/PvdO family nonheme iron enzyme, with the translated sequence MAAITTSSVNVDHSELYGPVVGVNLGTILYGRPPDDVERKRLVYYLDQVTKSHNTMRVVGVDSAHLKSGIDLASVYMMLAVQGRYRVVRPLTEEEIATYHQQRLKLLEELSADRCLPDHAIVTVNRDRSGGLALFRAELATETVLEHQHLVLCGAPGSGKSTFAKHLVWALAQRGLDQINRQTSLLGWNDQRRLLPVLIPLRKISGALVGKDLGLNGTPHIGLLLDAVSAHLHDQYGLTHPPELLEAGLARSMKVLFVFDGLDEVPLESNMQSIDRRSLLTFLRLFANCYNARVLITCRSRAWTEEYDHITQWPMAELAPLSGGQISQFINDWFPQLHTKGLIDREAIERYSYRLLQALHDPLRKKLRAMAENPLLLSMMIFVLAKKGILPRDRHSLYEDILKQLLGEWDTASRDGQNLGQAIGDERITGEELRDQVFDRLCYQAHLTTTSVDGRGRIPSRELKADLMEYFARVNVADPYRAAERCIAYIDQCSGLLQPEDAGNVYAFAHVTLQEHSAGRHLLLYESLDQLLSLRRDDRWREPIFLGVGCLTKASLGSAKIEQVLTALVDPDAYEAGAMHQYDWYRDLILAAELGADCDWGLLRGKQIKVDRIQRRLREGLVKLLEDHVHAQAALDYAQGQAMEPAPLLVQERQKAAELLAGLGDPRYPVSIEQWHQATRELSQQFGREGLHYWRYVPAGRYQVGGWNDQEQPISVELQSYWVGRLMITVEQYRAFMEAGGYSNDAWWTDHGCAYKKKHARTEPNWWKPQTEQEYLNQPVYGIMWYEAVAYCQWLNQQLVTLLPHGYRICLASEVEWEVSAYNAHGQRQSYPWGEQPATPEHAVYDWSKETRPLSVGLGLLGQAACGVLDSVGNLWEWTATPYQGERIGEVQAVKDSDNRMIMRGGGSYYENRINVLCAARHGGIPDYTYGNQGFRCILAPRSSVRNAEYWVLSNHGNWAERIMVHIFKG